CGGGGGCGACCAGTTCAAAATCCCAGAACAAGTAAAGCAGCTCGCAACGTTTTTCTCGCTTTTTTACTTCGCAATCAATGCTGGATCCTTGATTTCGACCTCAATCACACCAATCCTACGTGAGGACGTCCACTGCTTCGCAGAGAATGACTGTTTTTCACTGGCTTTTGGAATACCCGCTGTCCTCATGGTTCTGTCAATCATCATCTTCATGCTGGGAAAATCGATGTACATTATTAAAAAGCCGGCCGGGAACATGATAGTGTCAGTCTGGCAATGTATAACCGAGGCACTGAGAAAACGATCCCAGGAAAAACGCATTGCACCTCGGGAACATTGGCTGGATTACGCTGAACACCGATATGGAAGGAAGCTAGTCGATGACACAAAGGACTTGCTGAAAATTTTAGTTTTATATTTGCCACTGCCAGTATTTTGGGCCCTGTTTGATCAGCAAGGCTCGAGATGGACCTTTCAGGCCACGCGTATGGTAGGCGACATCGGAGGCTATCAAATCAAACCCGATCAAATGCAGGTTGTGAATCCTCTATTAATTTTAGCTTTCATCCCGGTATTCGACTACGGGATATATCCAATGCTGGAGAAAATTGGAATCAAACGGCCTTTGCAGAAGCTAACTTTAGGTGGTCTCCTTGCTGCTTTAGCATTCATTCTGTCTGGAATAGTTGAGCTCAACTTGGAGAGGACATACCCACTGCTACCTGGACACAACGAGGGTCAGTTGAGGATATTCAATGTGATGCCATGTTCCTACACTTTCAATACAAGCTTGCCAGACTATACAAACTTCACTGTGGACAAAATGACTACTTTTACCgagaaacattttgttttgaaCCAAACTGAGTCCTTCGACTATGAAGCGTATTCCGACAATCCTGAACTCTGCTCAAACTTACAAGGCCAAATCAACCTCAAACCTGAGACTGCTATGAGTTACTTCGTTACCCGCAACAACGATAAGGCCAGTGTTGAAGAATATCGTGATTCACCTGAGAAACCGAAGAAGATTTATCCAATTGTACGAGTTTTGGCGACGTTGAGTGAATATGCGCCCCTTCAGCTCAAAGGTTTGCAGAACGACGTCACTTTGAATACTAGTTCCACCCAACTTGTGGAAGTAGCGGCTGATACCTATGAGCTGTATATGCACGGAAAGAAGGTACACAAAATAACGTTCGAATTAGGAGGGGTTTACGTTTTGATGGTTGAAGGCGATAAGACAAACGGATATGTAAGTAAACACATCACGATCACCAGTTACAGGTACATCGAAAATAACGTGTATCTTTCAATTATAGTCTTTCAGCCATTACGTCCTGACTGAACCCAATTCAATCCACATGCTTTGGCAACTACCTCAGTACATTGTGATAACCGCGGGAGAAGTTATGTTCTCGGTAACAGGATTGGAGTTCTCATTCACCCAGGCTCCTGCCAGTATGAAGTCTGTCCTGCAAGCCTGCTGGCTCCTAACAGTTGCCATTGGAAACCTTATTGTCGTGGCGATTGCTGAATTCCGAATGATTGACTCCCAGGTAAACTTTGGCTATAATCCTTATCACTGTCTTTGAGATTGCATTCTAATAACTATCCCTGATCTTTGCAGTCCACTGAATTCTTCCTGTTTGCTGTCCTTATGATAATCGACATGGGAATCTTCATCCTTTTGGCCATGCGATACAAATACTCTCAGCCTCGAGATGACTATGATACTACGGACTTGACCTCTCAAATCGCTGACTCGAAGAGCTCCAGGGCTGATCGATTCGACAAAGTTGAGGCTCAAACTAGTTCGACTACGACCAACGGCCATGCCAATCCAGCTTACGAGAAGGATTAGAAAAAATTGTGATTTGTGATAGAAGCGGATATCTAATGTAAAGTTGATATTTTATTGTGAACGGCACAttcctttgaaaatttgattgaGGAATTTCGAGTACCTTTGATcgattttattttgtaaatattaACCGTACGTGTACAATAGGTTTTTTACTTTTAAGGACTGAAATttagtaatatatttttttaatatttaatattgttATATTTAATTGAAGgcaataaaaatattgaatgtGATTTACACTATTATCTTTAtaacatttcttttcttttttttgagaatgatggggtcctaagtccgcatcaacttagtgctggaccggaccaaatggggggcaacttactctctctttttttggtccacggacccctcgtttagggactatcacccaaactttacaaaaatgtcaagcgatgacggcttacgatttcttaccagggcagaggcaaatcatcagacgctgcctcacctctgccctgggagcagcgtgaccgaagcggctcgcaaatgTTGCGGCAATGacgaaggtgctaataggaccacaacccaaggtggaacagcataggCCGAAGGCTGCGTGGcaaatggggagcttggtctttaataTGCGAACACTAAATACCttagg
The DNA window shown above is from Hermetia illucens chromosome 5, iHerIll2.2.curated.20191125, whole genome shotgun sequence and carries:
- the LOC119657567 gene encoding peptide transporter family 1-like isoform X2; translation: MTGHSLKIDEKPAPIKYPKAVGFIISNEFCERFNYYGMRTILVLYLTRKLSYDDDTATVLYHVFTSLVYFFPLIGAIVADSWLGRFRTIFYLSVVYCIGTVIISIGAIPPLNLPVNLVTILGLVLIAVGTGGIKPCVSAFGGDQFKIPEQVKQLATFFSLFYFAINAGSLISTSITPILREDVHCFAENDCFSLAFGIPAVLMVLSIIIFMLGKSMYIIKKPAGNMIVSVWQCITEALRKRSQEKRIAPREHWLDYAEHRYGRKLVDDTKDLLKILVLYLPLPVFWALFDQQGSRWTFQATRMVGDIGGYQIKPDQMQVVNPLLILAFIPVFDYGIYPMLEKIGIKRPLQKLTLGGLLAALAFILSGIVELNLERTYPLLPGHNEGQLRIFNVMPCSYTFNTSLPDYTNFTVDKMTTFTEKHFVLNQTESFDYEAYSDNPELCSNLQGQINLKPETAMSYFVTRNNDKASVEEYRDSPEKPKKIYPIVRVLATLSEYAPLQLKGLQNDVTLNTSSTQLVEVAADTYELYMHGKKVHKITFELGGVYVLMVEGDKTNGYSFSHYVLTEPNSIHMLWQLPQYIVITAGEVMFSVTGLEFSFTQAPASMKSVLQACWLLTVAIGNLIVVAIAEFRMIDSQSTEFFLFAVLMIIDMGIFILLAMRYKYSQPRDDYDTTDLTSQIADSKSSRADRFDKVEAQTSSTTTNGHANPAYEKD
- the LOC119657567 gene encoding peptide transporter family 1-like isoform X1, coding for MSMLRSFASLGELNEYTRLISKSRVNVGSDGPSRKSSGGTGLSEDSRKAPIKYPKAVGFIISNEFCERFNYYGMRTILVLYLTRKLSYDDDTATVLYHVFTSLVYFFPLIGAIVADSWLGRFRTIFYLSVVYCIGTVIISIGAIPPLNLPVNLVTILGLVLIAVGTGGIKPCVSAFGGDQFKIPEQVKQLATFFSLFYFAINAGSLISTSITPILREDVHCFAENDCFSLAFGIPAVLMVLSIIIFMLGKSMYIIKKPAGNMIVSVWQCITEALRKRSQEKRIAPREHWLDYAEHRYGRKLVDDTKDLLKILVLYLPLPVFWALFDQQGSRWTFQATRMVGDIGGYQIKPDQMQVVNPLLILAFIPVFDYGIYPMLEKIGIKRPLQKLTLGGLLAALAFILSGIVELNLERTYPLLPGHNEGQLRIFNVMPCSYTFNTSLPDYTNFTVDKMTTFTEKHFVLNQTESFDYEAYSDNPELCSNLQGQINLKPETAMSYFVTRNNDKASVEEYRDSPEKPKKIYPIVRVLATLSEYAPLQLKGLQNDVTLNTSSTQLVEVAADTYELYMHGKKVHKITFELGGVYVLMVEGDKTNGYSFSHYVLTEPNSIHMLWQLPQYIVITAGEVMFSVTGLEFSFTQAPASMKSVLQACWLLTVAIGNLIVVAIAEFRMIDSQSTEFFLFAVLMIIDMGIFILLAMRYKYSQPRDDYDTTDLTSQIADSKSSRADRFDKVEAQTSSTTTNGHANPAYEKD